CATCGGAGTGGGCGCGTGCGCCATCTTTGTCGGCCTGATGGTGGACTTCAATGATCTGGGGGACGCGACCGCCTACTCTGAGCTGGCCACCCTCGCGGCGATTGCGGCATTCGCCGTCTTCTTCAACCGCCTGCTTGGCCGACGCGCCCATCAGCTTGTTCTGGTCCGCTCAGTGGCCGAGACCGCCCAGCTGGCGGTCCTGCATCCGGTACCGCGACACCTCGGGCACGTCACGCTCGAGAGCCTGTACCTGGCCGCCGCCGCGGAAGCCCGGATCGGCGGCGACCTGTACGAGGCAATACGCACCCCGCACGGCGTACGGCTGCTGATCGGTGACGTACGCGGCAAGGGCCTGCTCGCGATCCAGACGGCCGCGACGCTGCTCAGCGCCTTCCGCGAGGCCGCCCACGACGCACCCGACCTGCCCCACCTCGCGCGCCGCCTCGAGACGAGCATGAGCCGCCACGCTTCCCAGTACCCGGGAGTCCCGGGCTCGGACATCGCTGAACGTTTCATCACCGCTCTCCTCGCCGAGATCCCGGACGATGAACCGGTCGTCCGGACCGTCACCTGCGGCCACCCGCCCCCGCTGCTGCTGCACCGCGGCGAGGTCCGGGAGCTGCAGCCCTCCGCTCCCTCACCGCCGCTCAACCTGGGCATGCTGGTGGGCGACGGGTACCACGTCGACCTCGCTCCCTTCCACCCCGGAGACCAGCTCCTGCTGTACACCGACGGGGTCACTGAGACTCGCGACCGCTCCGGCGCCTTCTACCCCCTCGCCGAACGCATCCGCTCATGGAGCGGCGAGGCGCCCCACCAGCTCCTCGACCATCTCCACCGCGACCTGATCGCCTACAGCGGCGGCGAGCTCGACGACGACATCGCTGCCCTCGTCGCCCGGCGACGCCCGAGCCTCTGAGCGTGAGAGAAGGCTCTGACCTGCGCAGGTTTGCCGGAACTCATTCGAAGTACCTGAAGCCGGGGCACCCTCGCGTGCCGCCAACTCGCTTCAACAGCCCGCTACTTGGCACCATCCGACGGCCTACGGCCGGACGAGATCGACATGTCCCTGGTCAGCGTGGACTCCACCACCACGCGAACCCATCACGACGCCGCCGGGATGCGGGTCGGCGAACAGACCCAGGCCACGCTCGAAGAGGCGGCCTCGCAAAACGGGGGAGCGTGCGAGGAACAAGGCGGGCAGGACGATGGCGCTGGTCCTGGCCGCTGGGCAGGCCACCGGCAGTCCCCAGTTCATCCCGGCCCTGAGCAGGATGCGGATCCGTCTGCCCGTCGGCCGTCCGTCCGCGCACCCGGCTGGAAGCCATGGCCGACGATAAGGCTTA
The genomic region above belongs to Streptomyces sp. CG1 and contains:
- a CDS encoding PP2C family protein-serine/threonine phosphatase, coding for MLPALLLFIGLFVGLFTPRGVRPDAFLATAMISAAALLPLWGTVLIGVGACAIFVGLMVDFNDLGDATAYSELATLAAIAAFAVFFNRLLGRRAHQLVLVRSVAETAQLAVLHPVPRHLGHVTLESLYLAAAAEARIGGDLYEAIRTPHGVRLLIGDVRGKGLLAIQTAATLLSAFREAAHDAPDLPHLARRLETSMSRHASQYPGVPGSDIAERFITALLAEIPDDEPVVRTVTCGHPPPLLLHRGEVRELQPSAPSPPLNLGMLVGDGYHVDLAPFHPGDQLLLYTDGVTETRDRSGAFYPLAERIRSWSGEAPHQLLDHLHRDLIAYSGGELDDDIAALVARRRPSL